In Brienomyrus brachyistius isolate T26 chromosome 3, BBRACH_0.4, whole genome shotgun sequence, the following proteins share a genomic window:
- the LOC125739368 gene encoding deleted in malignant brain tumors 1 protein-like has translation MIVNCHAVCISGRSGLKGYFTTDYSTDSCMYGCGYSYHSCSCRNDCWYYYNCCSDYREYCDPVTSTMPGITVPIDSCGGVLTSSSGYFSSPNYPYGYFNNARCTWQIKVPSGQRIVLALVDIRLENCGCCDSVTVYDGISTSSTLLQSFCHNNGRGQPVYSSSNYLTVVFKTDSSVTNIGFKAIYNTGQDSCRYNCGYSLGTCSCSSSCEFNGNCCPDFCAHCYTGKI, from the exons ATGATTGTAAACTGTCACGCTGTATGTATTTCAGGAAGGTCCGGGCTAAAAG GCTATTTCACCACTGACTATTCCACGGACTCCTGCATGTACGGCTGTGGTTACTCCTACCACAGCTGCTCCTGCAGAAATGACTGCTGGTACTATTATAACTGTTGCTCCGACTATAGAG AATACTGTGATCCGGTAACGAGTACCATGCCAGGTATTACAGTCCCTATAGATTCCTGTGGAGGTGTATTAACAAGCTCATCTGGGTATTTTTCCAGCCCTAATTACCCCTATGGCTATTTCAACAATGCACGCTGTACTTGGCAAATAAAGGTTCCCAGTGGACAAAGGATCGTTTTGGCACTCGTAGACATACG ATTGGAGAACTGCGGGTGTTGTGACAGTGTCACAGTGTATGATGGCATCTCAACCAGCTCCACACTCTTGCAATCATTTTGCCATAACAATGGAAGAGGCCAACCAGTCTACTCTTCTTCAAACTACCTGACTGTAGTCTTTAAAACAGACTCCTCTGTTACAAATATTGGGTTTAAAGCCATCTACAACACTGGACAAGACAGCTGTAGGTACAACTGCGGCTACAGTTTGGGAACCTGCTCCTGTTCCTCCTCTTGTGAATTCAATGGAAACTGCTGCCCTGATTTCTGTGCCCACTGTTACACTGGTAAGATATGA
- the LOC125738615 gene encoding CUB and zona pellucida-like domain-containing protein 1 has translation MYNCGYYLGACSCQDSCQFYGNCCPDFHDYCEHNTTEGYYTPDSSSCGGHLYGSGSFLSPNYPNYYYDNAHCVWYITAPPEQRVFLTFNDINLEKCCSCDYISVYDGSSLSSPHLGNMCFNSTIGMFHSSSRYLTVLFRTDYTEVGRGFTLFTAVHFQKAQVRKVDCSSDKMNIVIQASYLRRFGYSGNDLYLNDQYCRPQVSSSEVIFNFPLNTCGTRQESSNGKVIYTNNVRASQSDTGEITRLSDFQLRVGCYMEPDTTAHIMYEALEQVDANITGIGHFNASMVFYTSSNFYYPVHDSPYRVPLNEYLYVQVQLQRRSDNLVLFLDTCVASPHEDDFKTRTYDLVRSGCQKDNSYYVYSGVPKSVARFRFQAFKFLRTYPSVYIQCKAVVCQANDINSRCTQGCRTRKARSLSSAHGDATVVLGPIQLKDDTEAGDAGDAKV, from the exons ATGTATAATTGTGGCTACTACCTGGGAGCCTGTTCATGCCAAGATTCCTGCCAATTCTACGGCAACTGTTGCCCTGACTTCCACG ATTACTGTGAGCATAATACAACAGAAGGATATTATACACCAG ATTCGTCATCCTGTGGAGGACACCTCTACGGATCTGGATCATTCCTCAGTCCCAATTACCCCAACTATTACTATGACAATGCTCATTGCGTTTGGTACATAACTGCTCCTCCGGAACAAAGAGTCTTTTTGACATTCAACGACATTAA CCTGGAGAAGTGCTGCAGCTGTGACTACATTTCTGTGTATGATGGGTCGTCCTTGAGCTCCCCGCATCTTGGTAACATGTGCTTCAATAGCACCATAGGGATGTTCCACTCCTCCTCTAGATACCTGACTGTTCTCTTCAGGACTGACTACACAGAGGTTGGCAGAGGTTTCACGCTGTTTACAGCAGTTCACTTTCAGAAAGCTCAGGTTA GAAAAGTGGACTGCTCATCAGACAAAATGAATATAGTAATTCAGGCTTCTTACCTCAGGAGATTTGGGTACAGTGGCAATGATTTATATCTGAATGACCAATACTGCAGACCTCAAGTGTCTTCCTCCGAGGTCATCTTCAACTTCCCACTGAACACATGTGGTACACGGCAAGAG TCCAGCAATGGTAAAGTCATCTACACCAATAATGTGAGGGCTTCCCAGTCAGATACTGGAGAGATCACACGTCTGTCGGATTTCCAGTTGCGAGTGGGTTGTTACATGGAACCGGACACCACCGCCCATATTATGTAtgaggcccttgagcaagttgACGCGAACATCACAGGAATAGGGCACTTCAATGCCTCCATGGTCTTCTATACCTCAAGCAACTTCTATTACCCAGTGCATGACTCCCCCTACCGGGTGCCTTTGAACGAGTACCTGTATGTGCAAGTCCAGTTGCAGAGACGTTCCGACAACCTGGTGTTGTTCTTGGACACCTGTGTCGCCTCTCCCCATGAAGATGACTTTAAGACGCGGACGTATGACCTGGTCCGCAGTGG CTGTCAAAAGGACAACAGCTACTATGTGTATAGCGGCGTTCCCAAAAGTGTCGCCCGCTTCAGGTTCCAGGCTTTCAAGTTTCTGCGCACGTATCCTTCTGTGTACATACAATGTAAAGCGGTTGTGTGTCAGGCCAATGACATCAACTCGCGCTGCACCCAGGGGTGTCGCACCCGCAAGGCAAGATCCCTGAGCTCTGCTCATGGAGACGCAACTGTGGTCCTGGGGCCCATCCAACTAAAAG atgacACAGAGGCGGGAGACGCCGGTGATGCAAAAGTCTGA